A genomic window from Prunus persica cultivar Lovell chromosome G2, Prunus_persica_NCBIv2, whole genome shotgun sequence includes:
- the LOC18784549 gene encoding ent-kaurenoic acid oxidase 1, with the protein MSGLGVGMELGSSMWMVLLCSVCALVALKWLLQNANSWLYETPLGEKQYSLPPGDLGWPFIGNMWSFLKAFKSSNPETFVNSLVSRFGRTGIYKAFMFGSPSVIVTTPESSKRVLTDDDAFKPGWPLSTLELIGKNSFIGISYEEHKRLRRLTAAPVNGHEALSMYMKYIEDMVVTSLEKWSKMGEIEFLTQLRKLTFRIIMYIFLSSESEPVMEALEREYTILNYGVRAMAINLPGFAYHKALKARKNLVSTFQSIVDERRAQRKSGNYMPKKKDMMDALLDVVDDDGRKLTDSEIIDVLLMYLNAGHESSGHIMMWATVFLQKHPEYFQKAKAEQEEILKRRPPTQKGLTLKEYREMDYLSNVIDETLRVVTFSLTVFREAKKDVNINGYSIPKGWKVLVWFRSIHYDSEIYPNPMEFNPFRWDNYTPKPLTFLPFGAGSRLCPGNDLAKLEIAIFLHYFLLNYKMERANPDCPLMYLPHTRPKDNCLARIKKTGSA; encoded by the exons ATGTCGGGTTTGGGAGTTGGAATGGAGCTTGGTTCCTCCATGTGGATGGTCCTTTTGTGCAGCGTTTGTGCTCTTGTGGCCCTCAAATGGCTTCTGCAGAATGCAAATTCCTGGTTATATGAAACCCCGCTGGGTGAAAAGCAGTACTCTCTCCCTCCTGGTGACTTGGGCTGGCCTTTCATTGGCAACATGTGGTCCTTCCTCAAAGCTTTCAAGTCCTCTAACCCTGAAACCTTTGTCAACTCCCTTGTTTCCAG GTTTGGGCGTACTGGAATCTACAAGGCCTTCATGTTTGGGAGCCCAAGTGTCATCGTTACAACGCCGGAATCAAGTAAAAGAGTTTTGACAGATGATGATGCATTTAAACCCGGCTGGCCTCTTTCCACATTGGAACTAATTGGAAAGAACTCATTCATTGGTATATCTTATGAAGAACACAAACGTCTAAGAAGGCTAACAGCTGCTCCAGTCAATGGTCATGAAGCATTGTCCATGTACATGAAGTATATTGAAGACATGGTCGTAACATCTTTGGAGAAATGGTCCAAAATGGGAGAAATAGAGTTCTTAACTCAACTCAGAAAGCTTACTTTTAGGATTATCATGTACATCTTTCTGAGCTCAGAGAGCGAGCCAGTCATGGAGGCTCTGGAGAGGGAATATACAATTCTTAACTATGGAGTTAGGGCCATGGCAATCAATCTTCCGGGATTTGCATATCATAAAGCACTTAAG GCTCGGAAAAATCTTGTCTCTACATTTCAATCCATTGTGGACGAGCGAAGAGCTCAAAGGAAGTCCGGAAACTACATGccaaagaagaaagatatgATGGATGCTCTGCTAGATGTTGTTGATGACGATGGAAGAAAACTTACAGATTCGGAAATTATAGATGTTCTGTTAATGTACTTAAATGCAGGCCATGAATCTTCTGGACATATAATGATGTGGGCCACCGTTTTCCTACAAAAACACCCAGAATATTTCCAGAAAGCTAAG GCAGAGCAAGAAGAGATTTTAAAAAGGCGGCCACCAACACAGAAGGGCTTGACGCTTAAGGAATATCGAGAAATGGACTATCTTTCCAAT GTGATTGATGAAACTCTTCGTGTCGTAACATTCTCACTTACCGTTTTTCGAGAGGCAAAGAAAGATGTAAATATAAACG GTTATAGCATTCCTAAGGGCTGGAAAGTTTTGGTCTGGTTCAGGAGCATTCACTATGATTCTGAAATATATCCAAATCCAATGGAATTCAACCCTTTTCGATGGGAT AACTACACACCCAAACCATTAACTTTTCTTCCCTTTGGAGCTGGAAGCCGGCTGTGCCCCGGAAATGATCTTGCTAAGCTGGAAATCGCTATTTTCCTTCACTATTTCCTCCTTAATTATAA AATGGAACGCGCTAATCCGGACTGCCCATTGATGTACTTGCCACACACTAGGCCAAAAGACAATTGCTTGGcaagaatcaagaaaactgGATCTGCATAG